ACCGCAGACGATCATCGCCAAGTCGGGCGACGCCGCCCCTGTCGGGAGCTTCCGCGGCCTCTACGACGTTTCGATCAGCGGCAACAGCGTCGCGTTCGTGGGGGGATACGACACCGACGGCGAGGGGGTGTTTCGCGGGTCCGGCGGGGGACTGACGACGATCGCCAAAACGGGCGACACGGCGCCGACGGGCGTGTTCGAAGCCTTCTACGGCAGCGCGATCAGCGGCGACGCCGTGGCCTTCGCCGGTAGCTACCAGGGGGGCGAGGGGATTTTCATCGGCAACGGCGGGCCGTTGACGACAATCGTCAAAACGGGCGATCCGGCCCCGATCGGGGTTTTCACGGACGGCAGTCGACCGGCCTTCAGCCACGGCGTCGCCGCGTTCTTGGGATACTATGACAACGACGACGCACACGGGATCTTTCTCGGCAGCGGCGGACCGCTCGCCGCCGTCGTCAAGACGAGCGACCCGCTGTTCGGCAGCACGGTCGTCGACCTCGGGCTCGACGTCTTCGGGTTCGACGCCGGCGGTTCAGGCAATCTGGCCTTCTCCTACGCGCTGGCCAACGGGCAAGAAGGGATCGCCGTCGCCCTCGCGCTGACCGGCGACTTCAACAACGACGGAATCGTCGACGGCTCGGACTTGCCTCGCTGGAAGAGCGGGTTTGGAACGGCCGTTCACGCCCAGTTCGCGCAAGGCGACGCCACCGGGGATCGCCGAGTCGACGGGGCCGACTTCCTCGTCTGGCAACGGAACGCAAGCGGCGCGACTCTTGCGCTGAACGCGACGCCCGTATGCGAGCCCGCGTCGCTCGGCTTGCTGCTCCTGGCGAGCTGGCCGATGCGACTGCGGGCCCGCCGAAACGTACGGCGGTTCGCCGCGTCGTGACGCCCACGGTCGCCCGTCGTGTTCGCGGCATTTGGTTCGAGGCGAACGTCGCACAGCGATGACGATTGTGAGTGGCATCGAAAAGGGCAGCGCTCGACGGGAGAATCTTGGCGCGCAAATAAGTGCAGCGAGCCCGATGTGTGTGGCTTGCTGATGTGCGAATGTGAGAGGCCGAACCGGGGTCGCAAGCCCCGTGCTTGGCATCACTTGAGTTCGCAGATCAGGAAGCGAGGCGCGCCAGGAAGCACCGCAACATATGGAGTTATGGGCGACCATCGACGTCGGCGCCCACGTCGGCCTCTTGACAGTGCTCTGCCACGAGTCGTGGCCCGAGGCGAGGATCGTCGCGGTCGATCCGCATTCGGAGCGGTTCGAGTTGCTCGAGCGGAACACGGCTCACATCCCAGGGGCGCCGTTGCTGCGGACCAACGCGGTGGTGACGAACTTCGACGGAACATGCCTGATCGCCGCGGCCGTGCCGCACAACCGCTTTGGCAATCATGTCCTCGAGATGGGGAACGAGCTCGAACTGCGGCTCCACGGATCCGGGATAGAGGCGACGGCGATTTTGGTCGAGTCGCTTTGGGCTCGCATCGGCGAGTTTGGAATCAAGCATGTCGAACTGCAGAAACTCGATTGCGCGGAGGCGGAGCACGCGATCGTCGAGGCGTTGGCCGCGACCGGAAGGCTGGCCGACGTCTGCCAGACTCGAGGGGAGCGGCATGGGTGCATTCACCGGCCGCAGCTGGCGAAGGTGCTGGCCGAGACGCACATCGCCCCCGTCGCTGCCAATGCGCCTCATGATTTCGGACAGTTGGCGAGCCGTCGGAGGGGACAATACCGCACCGGCGGCAGCGACGACTTTCGGTTGCCAAGGCCGTCCCGAACGGGAGGGTTGAATTTGCCGAGCGACCAGTGCGGTTTCCGCGTGCCGATGCGGAGCCGATCGTGCGGAATTGCCGCAGCCAGACAAGCCGAAGTCGGCCCCGTCGGAATGTGCGGCAGACCCCCGAGAAACGCTGTAACGCGCTGCCCAGCAACGAGTTAGCAGGGCTCCCGTCGTCCGCGTTGACGTCAATCTGCCAGCGACGTCGGGGCGGGCATCGCAATTGCGGCGTCTCCGCTTGCCGAGCGCGTTGTGCGGCGGAGTTGCGCGCGTCGAGGGTCGTTCGCTCGCGCGTCCGTCGGCGTCAGGCGAACGGCGCAGGAGCACCGCAGTTTCTGGCGGGGAGTTCCTGGCAACGACGGAATCGCCTGGGCCCGCGAGACAATGCCTGCTTCTCGGTTTGGCCGCAAGCTCTACTCCTCCGACGAGTGGAATCTGATTTCCCATCGGCTGGCGTTATCTCAGCAAGAACTGCGAATCGCTCAGGCCGTCCTTGACGACGCGCACGAGGGCGCGATCGCGGAGGCATTGGGGATCTCCTCGCATACCGTCCACACGCACCTGGAGCGCCTGTACCGCAAGCTCCAGGTCAAGAGCCGGGTCGAGCTCGTCGTGCGGATCGCCGCCTGTCACTTGCAGATCTGCCAGGAAGTCGACAGCCCGGCCGCCCCTTTGTGAGGCCAGTTCGCTGCCAGCGGGTATCCCCTGCGCAGCCGACGGCTGACTAGCCGACTGTCGTTCGCCGGACGCACTTGCGAGACTGGACCCTGGCTTTGGCGGCGGTTGCGGCGTCCGCGACCAATCCAGAGCCGGCAAGCGGCCAAGCGGCGGCCGTCGCAAACATCGTCGCGAACAATGCGTGACGAGGGCGGAGAACCGCTGCGGCGGCGGACGCCGCTGTCTGGGTGAAAACGGCCAACACAACAGGCGCCACGAATTACAGCACGTTTCACGAGGCTGACGCCCCCTGCCGGGCGACAGGACGGGCGCCGCTTGCTCATGCAAAGGTGCAGTCCCATGTCCCGTTCATCTGTTCGGAGTCGACTCGCCGCCGGCGGCGTCTTGGTCGCGTTCGTCGTGCTGCCGGCGGCCGGAGCTTGGGGCCAAGAGGTCCGCTTGCCCGGCACGTGGTACGATCAGGACAAGCACCACCTTGCCGCCGAGGCGTGGGCCGGCGCTTCGTGGACACGCAACTACTTCGACGACGCCAACGGAAACAACCGGTTTGATCCGGGCGAGGCCTGGGACGAAGTCTCGCATCCCGGCTGGCTGTACTTCCCCGACAATAGTTGTTGGGCCGCTTCGGCCGCCAATTTGCTTCGCTACGTCGGCGGACCGGACCGCTACCACAACTGGGTCTATGTCGCGGGGACCGGGCCGACGGGCAACCAGTTCTGGCCCAACACCGGCGCCCCTGTGGACGCATTAGAGGCGGACGGATACGCCACGGAAGTCCACGACGGCGAGTGGCTCGGCGATCCGCCGATCTATCAATGGACGGTGGATCCGACCGTCTGGTTCGAGGCTCGCTTTCAGGACACGTTGCCGGTCTCGATGAACATCCATTTCGTCGGATCGACAAGCCACCTGTTGACGGTCTATGCCATCGACCGCACGGCGCAGACCGTCGTCGTGGCCGACTCCGACCAGGACCCCTTCGGCAATAACTTCGCAACCTACAGCTATACGTGGAATCCGGCGGCGGGCTTCTGGGAACTCCAGGGGACGGGTTACGCGCTGGTGCGCATCAACAGCGGTACGACCTTCGCCACGAACGATTTCATCGGGGGCGGGGCCGGCGGCTCGGGGTCCAGTTGGAACAACCCGGCCAACTGGTCGGCCGGCCACGCACCCGCGTCCAATGAATTGCCCAAGATCCACTTCCAGGGTCTGGGCACGGTGAATCTCGACAGCTTCGCCGCAACGCTCAAGACCGTCCTGCGCGGCCAGACCAAGCTGAACGTCTCTGCCGCCGGCCTGCTTCGCACTCAAACGATGTACGTCGGAGACACGGCCCAAATCTGGGTCGATCGCGGCGTGTTGGACGTGGAGGAGGAGGCCGTCAACGACAGCCTGATCCTCGTCTTGCCCGGCGCCTACGTTGAAGCCGACTGGATGCGGGTCGGATCGCGCGACGACGGCGCGATCGTCCAATCCGGCGGCGACTTCAGCACGACCGTCAACGGCGGGTTGAGCCTGGGCGAGCAACCGAGCGTGCAAGGAGCCTATCAAATCCTCGCTGGCCGCGTTTATGCCGCCCAGCTTGAAGTGGGCCACCGCGGCCTCGGCGCTTTCACCCATAGCGGCGGCGCCGTGCTGGCGCCTCTGCACCTTCACGTGGGCGATCTGCCCGGCAGCGTCGGAACCTACAGTCTCAGCGGCGCGGCGTCCTCGCTCCAGGCGGCTACCGAGTTCATCGGCCGCGAAGGAACCGGCGTTTTCAATCACTACGAAGGATCGAATCAGTGCGACGGCGCGCTCTGGATCGGTCATTACGACAATAGCCACGGCGAGTACTACCTCCATGCCGGAACGCTCACGACCGTCGACATGGAAATCGGCGGGTATCTCAACGCCTATGGATTCGTCCGGCAATCGGGCGGCGAGTGCGTCGTCGAGCGCGATCTGGACATGGCGCAGTTCAGCCAATTCAGTCAGGGCGAGTACCGACTCGATGGCGGCGCGCTGCGCGTCGGGCGCAATGAAATCGTCGGCGGCGCCGGAACCGCCTTGTTTGTTCACAACGGCGGCCTGCACGAAATCGGCGGGAACCTGACGATCGGCGCCGCTCCAAACTCCAGCGGCGCCTACGTCATTCAGAACGGAACGCTCGACGTGGCCGACGGATCCCTTGCCGTGGGTTACAACGGCGGCGGTCTGCTGCAGTTGTCGGGCGGGACGGTCATCGCCAATCGATTGGATATTCATTCGGGCGGCTTGGTGCAGGTGGCGACCAGCGGCAATCTCTACGCCGACCTCATCGACCTGTCCGTCGGCGGCAGCCTCGTCACCACGGGACCCAATGCCACGATTCTCACCAACGGCATCAACGGGCTGGGAAGCTCGTTCACCGTCAACGGCAATCTGGGCGTCGGCTGGGCGGGCGGCAGCGGCGTGGGCAGCCTGACCGTCGGCAGCGGCCAATCGCTCGACGTCACCAGCGTGCTCTATCTGGGAGACAGCTCCACGGGAACCGTGACCGTCGCGGGCGGCGGGCAGGCCGTCATCAACCAGGCCCGCGTCGGCGACCACGGCGCCGGCACGCTCGTGATCACCGGCAACGCCTCGCAGGTCACGCAACAAGGCGAGTTCTACTTCGGCCACTCTGGCGCCGGAGCAGGGGGCCATCTGCGAATCGAGAACGGCGGCGCGCTTCTCGGCAATGGTCGGAACGGTTTCCTGGGAGTCGGCGCCGGCACGACCGGCTCTGCGCTGGTGAGCGGGGCCAACTCGCGGTGGACGAACTTGGCCAATCTCTACGTCGGCGGAAACGCGACGGGCCCGATGGGCAGCGGCGTCCTCACGGTCTCCGCGGGCGGGCGGGTCCAGGCGAACTCCTCGCTGCAGGTGTGGAACACCGGTCGCGTTGAACTGTCAGGCGGCGAAATTTCTGCCGGTTCGTTCCTCGTGCAAAACGGCGGCGCGTTCGTCCACCAGAACGGCGTGCTCACGGTCGACGGCGGCCTGTTCAGCCCGGGTACGACGTACAACTACTCCATCGACGGCCCCACGGCGAGCGAGCTCCCGACCGTGGCGCTCAAGAATGTCGCCAGTGCGAACATCCCCAATACGCTCTTCGTCGGGTACGACCACGCCGGCGAACTAAGGCTGGAGAGCGGCGCCGTCATGCGCAGCTTCAACGGTCGAATCGGTTGGAACGCCGGTGCGAGCGACGGCCGCGTCCACGTTGCCGGAGGTCACTGGATCAACACGGCCGACTTGGAAATCGGCGTCCGGAATCGGGGACAGATGTCGATCAGCGGCGGCGGCGTAGTGCGAAACACCGTGGGAGCGATCGCCGCGGTCGCCGGCTCCACGGGCGAGGTGGCGGTTGCCAGCGGAGGCGAGTGGGAATGCTCCGACGCCCTGTACGTAGGAGGCAAAAGCTCTCCCGGCGGCGTCGGCACGCTCGCAATCAGCAGCGCCGAGGTCTCAGCCACGCAGGTCACCGTGTGGCCGCAAGGCCGAGTCTCGCTTGACAGCGGCACAATTCAGGCGAACAGCGTCGACATCGAGGGCGGCGTGTTGGAAGGCGTCGGTTCTCTCGCTCTGGACGGGCCGCTGACCAATCGCGGACTCGTCGCCCCCGGTCTGCCGATCGGCGCGCTCACCATGCGGGGCGGCGACTTCGTGCAATCCGAGTTCGGCGAGTTTTCGGTCCAGATCGGCGGGAATCGTCTCGTCGACCGACTCTCGATCAACGCCGGCGCCGCGTGGCTCGACGGCGCCCTGCACGTGTCGCTCGCCAACGGATACGTTCCGCCGGCGGGGAATCAGTTCGAGATCCTGTGGGCGGAGCATCGCGTGTTCGACACGTTTGATCCGCTCTTGAGCGTGTTCGAGCCGATCGGCGGCGGACTCGGCTGGCACGTTGACTATCGCGAGTACAGCGTCGTGCTTCAGGTGTCCCAAACGGCGTATCTGGAAGCCGATTTCGACGAAGACGGCGACGTCGACGGGGCCGACCTGACGATGTGGCAAGGCGGCTACGGCCTGAACGCCAACGGCGACGCCAATGGCGACGGCGTCACCGACGGCGCCGATTTTCTTGTTTGGCAGCGGCAGTTGGGCAGCGGCGCGACGTCCATAGCCCACGCTGCCGGCGTAGGTTATGACGGCGTCCCGGAGCGAAGAACCTCGTGATACTCTCTGGCTGCCTAGCCGGATTGTGGTTGCTGCCGCGAAGGACGAGGTGCTGCGCTGCACAAGAAACAATGACTGGCGAGATCTGCGGCCAAACAGAGGTCGCGCTCACTTGAGCGGGCGCAGAGTTCGTCCAAAAGGGAGGTAGTGTCCAAATCCTGGATCGGACCAAAGCGGTGCGTCAGCGGCGGCATCGGGACCGCCGGAGCGAGCGCGGCGGCGCCGGTTCACTCCGGCAACGACGGAGGTGAGTCATGTCCCGCAAACACGTTCAGCCACGGTGGCTCTTGGCCATGGCAGTCGTGCTGCACACATTCTGCGCAGCGGATTTGACGTTCGGCGGCGTTACGCGGACTTGGAAAGGCGATAACCCGCCGAACAGTCCGTGGTACTGGGACTCTCACACCTACTTCTGGAGCGGTTGGGACCCGGCCGGAAATCCGGACTATGACGACAACCTGTACGTTTTCAGCGGCAGTTCGGTATGGAACCGTCCTTATCCGGTGGCGGCTGGCTACGAGGGTGAGCTCGTCATCAGTAAGCCCGGGACGTTGGTGTCTCACCCGGGACCAATTAACGACAATTGGCCTGGTTATTCATGGGGGCTGGCAGACCTATACATCAAGAGCGGCACGTTCAAGATTGCCGACGGCGCCGTCATGATCTGGGATCCCTTCATACCGGATGAAGGTGATCCAGGCGGACACAGAATCTATGTGGAATCGATCATTGGCGTCGGCCAGGGCGCGCAAGCGACTCTCGAAGTGTCGGGGAACGGCGCCCGCCTCAAGGGGACGCTCCTCGATCTCCTGATCGGAGTTCCGCCGGGGGGAGACTCTCATGGTGTTCTGAGAGTTCTCGACGGAGGAGTTATCGAAGCGCATAAGTTGTATCCTGGCGCTGGCGGCGGAATCGCGGATATCGAGGTTACGGGCACAGACTCAAAGCTTGATCTACAACTGCTCGCGAAGATCGCCCGCCCTGGTGCGACGACGATCTCCGCCGGCGGGACCCTCGACACAACAGATCTCACCGTCGAGGGCGGCGAGCATTACGCTCATGGGGCCTGGGTCACATTGCCTCATTCACTGGTCATCGAAGACGGCGTCGTTCAAGCCTGGGGGTCCGTCGTCTTGGGGGACCATTACGACGTCGACGTCACCATCCGAAATGGCGGCCAGCTGCGGTACGCCGAGAGCATCATGCTGGCCAAGGACTCCGACTCGCAGGCGCACGTCGTCGTGACAGGACCGGGCAGCTCGCTCAGCGTCGCCAATATTCACGACACTCTCACCATGGGGCTGCACGGAACCGCCACGCTCGAAGTGCTCAACGGCGGCTCTGTGTATGGCGGACACGCGGGCATCAGCTCGCAATGGCCTCACGATCAACCCAGTCTCCTGGTGAGCGGCAAGGATAGCCAATTCCTATATGAGACGCTCAACGTGGGCAGGAGCCTGATCGTCGTCGAGAGCGGCGGGCTCCTAAAGAGCACGACCTCGATATTCGAGTCCGAAGACATTATCGGCAATGACATGAGCTCTGGGGCCGAAGATGCCGCGGTGAAGGTCAGCGGTAACGGCTCCCAGTGGGAAAACTACTATGGCGCCGTGGTAGTCGGCCGCGGTCGCGGCGTCGGCGAGTTGCTCGTTGAAAACGGAGGGTATGCCCATTTTGCCCAACTCAAGATCGGCCACATGATTCCGGATGTTGCGAATGGAGTGGGGGTCGTCGGCATCAGCGGGCCGAAGTCCGAAGTTCTCGTTCGCGGCCTTCCTGACTACTACGGATTAGGTCCGTCGTTGATCGTTGGCGATGGCCACCACGGTTACGTCAACATCACGAACGGCGGCAAGCTGAGCGGACCGGAGACTTGCCTGGCGCCCGTGTCCGGCTCGAAGGCCGAGGTCAACGTGGCCAACTACGGCTCGCGCATGGAATTGTCGGCGCTCTATATTGGCGGCACGGAATCGGCGTCCGGCGGCCAGGCGACGTTGACTTTGAAAGACAAGGCTGTGGTTGAAGTCTATGAAGACATGAAGGTCTGGGGCCTGGGTTCATTGATACTCAGTGGGAAGAGTGTGCTGAAGGTTCACGGAGAAAAGCTCACGCTTGCCAATCAAGCGAACTATCAGGCGGAGCCTGGCGCGTGGATTCAGTTGCTGGGCACCAGCCTAGTGATTGAAAACACCAATCCGGACGACCTAGCAGGGTTTGCGAACACGACGCTCGTCTTCGCCGGCGGCGATGGGGTGACCGACACGATTGAAATCGCAGGCGTCGATGGCGGGCGCTCGTGGACGAACTTCAGCGACAACTTCACGATCGGCCGGCTGGAAATTGGCACGCCGACGCGCCCGGGTCATGTGCTGCTGGCGGATGAGTTCGCAAACCGGCTAGGCGCCAACGAAGCGCTCTATGTCCGCGAGTTGGTGATCCACCCCGGCTCATCGTTGGACCTGGGCGGGCGACGGCTGTATGCGCTCGATGTCTGCGGGGGAGAAGAGTTCGTGCAACCCAACGGCGGCGAGCTTCAGAAGGCCGGCTACATCGAGCGACTTTGGACGGACATCGACTTCGGCGCTTATCTTCCGCCGGGCGGTGACACGGGACGCGGCACGCTCCACTGGTACGCGACCGCCGATCTGACGATGGAATCCGACCAGCAACAAGAGACGACGGGCAACGCCAACGTGCAGTTGTTCGCCTATCTGCTGGCGGACCAGTCGGCGGGCGGCGCGGCCCACGGCGTTTTCGGCCAAGGCCTGCTGACAATTCGCAACGAGTTCGGCGCCATGATCCTTGAGGCTGAGTTGGAAGGGCTGCACTTGTTCGAACTGGCTGATGGCACGCTGCACGGCTCATTGCTCGTGCCGGTCATCGAGCACTCACTGCCGGGCGCCTTACCGCGCTACTTTACCGACACTATGCGATTGAGCGTCCATGTCCAGGGCGCGTCGATCGATCATTTCGGCCAGTATTGCAGCGGCACGATGCATCTGGAGCTGAGCCCTGTGCCCGAGCCTAGCGGCGCGCTGCTGGCGGCGCTCCCGGTCGCGTGGTCGTGGTACGCGGCGCGACGCCGGCCTGTTCGCCGGCGTCGCCGGGCTAATCGGCCTTGCCATGAAGATATTCGCGTGAGAGGGCCGTTTGGTGTGAAGCGACCTGTGAATCCGCGACCGCTCCCGCAGTCGAGGCATTAGCCGCAGAGGTCGCCCCGTCCTAACTCGCCAACAGCGCCGAACCCGCCGCGGGCCCTTGCGAATCGCTTGACATCGGAATCGTCTCCTTCGTGCGTCAGGCTAACGCCTGTCAAGGAGAATTCCACTTCCGACTGAGCCGGGACGGCCAGCGTGGCAAGTCACGCTGGCCGTGGGCTCGGGTGCATCGGCTGATCCGCAAGTATCTGCCAAACCCGCGTATCATTCAGCCCCGTCCAAACATCCGGCATCACGCCCGAATCAGAAGCAGGATCCGTAGGAAGGGACACTTCACGTACGGATCTGTGCGGGGGGGCTCCGGCGACGGCGGTCCCGACCGCGATCGCCACCTCATCGTCGCCCAGAATGAAGACTGCGACGAGGCGAGGAGTCAAAACAA
The Pirellulales bacterium DNA segment above includes these coding regions:
- a CDS encoding FkbM family methyltransferase is translated as MELWATIDVGAHVGLLTVLCHESWPEARIVAVDPHSERFELLERNTAHIPGAPLLRTNAVVTNFDGTCLIAAAVPHNRFGNHVLEMGNELELRLHGSGIEATAILVESLWARIGEFGIKHVELQKLDCAEAEHAIVEALAATGRLADVCQTRGERHGCIHRPQLAKVLAETHIAPVAANAPHDFGQLASRRRGQYRTGGSDDFRLPRPSRTGGLNLPSDQCGFRVPMRSRSCGIAAARQAEVGPVGMCGRPPRNAVTRCPATS
- a CDS encoding helix-turn-helix transcriptional regulator, translating into MPASRFGRKLYSSDEWNLISHRLALSQQELRIAQAVLDDAHEGAIAEALGISSHTVHTHLERLYRKLQVKSRVELVVRIAACHLQICQEVDSPAAPL